The stretch of DNA TACTTTcccaaaattaattaacaaaatagcTCAAACCGAGataccgtgcaagttggcaaaacctctgtgagagctgtattaaATAACTAAAGTTATCATAGCTGTCATGGCTGCGAGGGGTCTTGTTGGCGTGGTCAGCGGGGAACggcaaattttataatttgaccacattaattttctcaaaaactgtGGGTTTAATTTTCACGAAAAACCCGATTtttcaaatacattttgaaaacacTGGTAGACGTTGGATTTGGCCGCAACCTATATATATCGATAGATGTTTTTATTCTAAAACATTTTGCATCAAACATTTTGCGATCCGGCCGCCAAATATCGAGGAAGTCtaaaaacaacaagagagaacgctatagtcgggtgccccgactatcagatacccgttactcagctaaaggaagtgcgaaggaggtggagataaaaactttgatccgccgtaactttttaacgaatggtccggtttaaaaaatttcttctacatttcgataggtattgataaacacaataaaactgcatttttacttttccgaaatattgaaatttttaaaatcgtatataagcgattgtgggcgttagagggggcgtggcacccttttgaaacaaacttgcgctgcgtaggaactcctagaatctgcatgcaaaatgtcaatcctgtagtttatagtttccgagatctcagcgttcatacagacagacagacggacagacggacatggctagatcgactcggctagtgatcctgatcaagaatatatatagtttatagggtcggaaacgcttccttctacctgttacatacttttgcaagaATCTAGTATAAAAATAGCCCCAGTGCCGCAAATTCCACCGTTCCACTTTCATGGCTAACTCATCGACGCACACTTAAcgtacatttttgatttttggtatttctgttttttgtatatacggcCGCACTGCACAAAAAAGCGGGATTTTtcgctttaaataaaaacgatTGATGCTGGTTCTATAAATTGCTGGATTCGAAAAATGCCGAGAAAAAGTGGCGCAAGCCGCAAGGTGGACGTGCCCAAGCCGACGCTGGGTGACACGGACGCGGAGAGCGACGACGACACGGCCTTCCGATCGCCGGAACCCGAGGACGGCACCGACTACGGCTTGGAGTTCACCACCAGCCGGCTGACTCTGCAGGACGCCTCCAATCGCCGCTGCTCGACGCTACGCAAGGACGCCAGAAGTGGACGGGCATTGGAGGCAGCGGATAGAACAGCCTCCAGCGAAGAGGAGGATCAGGAGAATCGTCTGCCAGCAACCAGATCGCCGCGACGGATGACCAGCCAGCAGGAGAGGCGTCCAACTGCCAGCCAAGCATCTGGCTCAGGACCAGCTGCTCCTCAGGATCGTAGGCGGCCACGCAAGATGGCCAATCCCATGAGCAGAGCCCGGCGAATGGATCGCGAGATCCAACATCTGCAGAAACATCCCGGCACGCTTATACCCAAGCTGCCGTTCTCGCGCTTGGTTCGCGAATGTATCATGAAGTACAGCGACGGAGCACCGTTGAAGATCACCGAGGGCGCCTTCAACGCCCTGCAGGTGTCCAGCGAGATGTACGTGACGCAGCGTCTGGCCGACTCCTACATGCTGACCAAGCACCGCAATCGCGTCACGCTGGAGGTGCGCGACATGGCTCTGATGGCTTTGATCTGCGACCGGGGTCACAACTAGTCCAATATCTTAGCATTAACATTAAGTATTTCCTTTGTAATCCCTTCAAAACATTATTACAAATACCACCAGATGAATACCTGGCTTAGCGTTGTgttacttttgtttttagccTTAACCTTAAGTATTTTCCAAGTAATCCGttacacaaataaataaatagctttgtttttatttttagcaattcGTTTTATTTCTAGTTCTTGCTGTTTGTTTCGTCTCCATTTTGTTGTACAACATAAAACATAATCCATAATAGTTTAACTATAAAGTTGCCGGCTAGCGCCGTGCGAGCTACAAATAATATAGGTTTTTAGCTAGGATTAGGATGCATAAGATGTAGTCACGCGAAACGCACTAAAATTATGGGCCTAGTCAGGATAGGTAGTGCGCTTTTTGAAATGAGTCACCATTTAGAATGTCGCGGCCCGTCGAACGACCTCGATGAGTAGAGAACTAAGCACTTAAACGAGTAACATGAATAGATATACTGGCTGAAAACTCAACTGAAAACTTGTCTTTCGTGGGATGGATCGATCGCCAATGGGTGCATCAGAGGACTTAAACGTAAATTGAGCTTTCATCGAGCTATTGTATCTTTAGGCCTATTCTGCTTTCTTTTTGGCATTTGCACAAGTGTGATTTAGCACAGTAAAAATACTGCAATCTAGATTTATTACAACTTACACAatcatacaaaatatatttatatttatatatttagccATATAATTGATATCGGAGACTGCAACAGTTCTTTCTCCCAGCAGCCCTAGCCACCTCGCCTTCTTAGCTACAACATCGTGTTGTAAACTATAATATCCTAAAATGTAGGAGCAACATTTTGCTTCGCCACTTTACTAACATTTCTATCTCAtttgtttagttttgttttgtttcgtttcatttcgtttgGTTGTGTTTCTCCTGTTTTAGCTTACACATTGACGGTGAATTTTGTTGGGTTGTGTTAACGGGTTTGTATTACTTGCGCTCCGCCTGCTCCTACGAGTATCCCTCCGATCTAACGACGTTAATTTGTAAAAGAGAACTAATTAATGTAGCGGTAACCGAAACCTAGTGCGGTTTGCTCTTCGACTTTCGATGCGCGGTGCCGCCGTTCTTGTCCGCGCTGCCGCCAATGTTGCTCTGACTGCTCACCGAGGCGGTAGCCGGATGCGGAGCGGCGCCCTTGGGCGTGTACGGTATCCGGAAGAGATCGATGCGCAGGTGCTGACAGATCTCCAGGCAAACTTGGGCGCAGTAGCGCAGCAGATCCTGGGTGCCCCAGATGAGCGTGAACCACAGCAGCCAGATCTCCGGCACGATGCAGTTGAAGTACTGGTTGAGGAACAGCAGCGCGGGGCCGAGCAGCGACCAGTCCAGGTACTCCATCTCCGATTTGGTCATGTGGGCAATCTGCGGAGTATTAGacgattaaataaaatcaaatattttgagtttttaataCGATCCTAAAGGTTATTTAAATGCTTGCACAACTGATTTATATTTTGGTCATTTTGGACTaggattattttaattattttaattatattattaacacCTATCACACGAACAcgaataatacatttttttatattttttttttgtaatatgccttgaaaattttttttaaatagtttaacaGAGTAATGAGTATCTGATAGCGTTTCTTATATTAAGCAtattaagggccgttttctcgtccgtctgGTAAATTTAAAGTGGGGTTAAAtctctgatttcccatacgatttcaaggttttaaccctactttaatcttgacaaacggacgagaaatcGGTC from Drosophila takahashii strain IR98-3 E-12201 chromosome 2R, DtakHiC1v2, whole genome shotgun sequence encodes:
- the cid gene encoding histone H3-like centromeric protein cid: MPRKSGASRKVDVPKPTLGDTDAESDDDTAFRSPEPEDGTDYGLEFTTSRLTLQDASNRRCSTLRKDARSGRALEAADRTASSEEEDQENRLPATRSPRRMTSQQERRPTASQASGSGPAAPQDRRRPRKMANPMSRARRMDREIQHLQKHPGTLIPKLPFSRLVRECIMKYSDGAPLKITEGAFNALQVSSEMYVTQRLADSYMLTKHRNRVTLEVRDMALMALICDRGHN